The Saprospiraceae bacterium genome includes a window with the following:
- the pdxA gene encoding 4-hydroxythreonine-4-phosphate dehydrogenase PdxA, giving the protein MLMALKIGITIGDINGIGTEVIIKALGNPNILKTFTPVIYGSYKVLSYHKNIVKDININFHSVSNAKQAIPGKINLVNCWDDNVNITLGKATSEGGKYAIISLDKALSDIKDGSIQGLVTAPINKNAMQLANFTYTGHTEYFTAKDGAAQSLMFMVSEALKVALVTNHIPVSKVASSITKDLIIEKIKILNKALIEDFGYERPVISVLGLNPHASDDSLIGDEEEKIIRPAIIEVKKQGILVNGPYAADGFFGSGLWRKADAVLAMYHDQGLIPFKALSFGTGTNVTSGLSFIRTSPDHGTAYDIAGTNMADESSMLKAMFTAVEMVHHRQEYFSSRENALVRREKQTAGLNE; this is encoded by the coding sequence ATCCTTATGGCACTTAAAATAGGAATTACAATAGGCGATATCAATGGTATAGGTACTGAAGTCATAATAAAAGCTTTAGGCAATCCAAATATTTTGAAAACATTTACTCCTGTCATCTATGGCTCTTATAAAGTTCTTTCTTACCATAAGAATATAGTCAAAGATATAAATATCAATTTTCATTCTGTCAGCAATGCTAAACAAGCCATTCCCGGTAAAATAAATCTTGTAAATTGCTGGGATGATAATGTAAATATCACCCTTGGAAAAGCTACATCTGAAGGTGGAAAATATGCGATCATTTCACTGGACAAAGCTCTTTCAGATATTAAGGATGGTAGCATTCAGGGATTAGTCACTGCACCTATCAACAAAAATGCCATGCAGTTGGCTAATTTCACTTATACCGGTCACACAGAATATTTTACTGCCAAGGATGGTGCTGCTCAGAGTCTGATGTTTATGGTTAGTGAAGCTTTGAAAGTGGCTTTGGTCACCAATCATATTCCGGTTTCAAAAGTGGCGTCTTCAATTACCAAAGATCTTATCATTGAAAAAATAAAAATCCTGAATAAAGCATTGATAGAAGATTTTGGATATGAGCGTCCTGTCATTAGTGTTTTGGGATTGAATCCACATGCTTCGGATGATTCGCTGATAGGTGATGAAGAAGAAAAAATAATAAGACCGGCTATCATTGAAGTGAAAAAACAAGGTATATTAGTAAATGGCCCATATGCTGCTGATGGATTTTTTGGAAGTGGATTGTGGAGAAAAGCTGATGCTGTACTTGCGATGTACCATGACCAGGGATTGATACCATTCAAAGCGTTATCATTTGGCACAGGCACCAATGTTACTTCAGGTCTGTCATTTATACGAACATCACCGGATCACGGGACAGCATATGATATAGCCGGAACCAATATGGCGGATGAATCTTCTATGCTGAAAGCAATGTTTACAGCTGTTGAAATGGTCCATCATCGTCAGGAGTATTTTTCTTCGAGAGAAAATGCACTCGTAAGAAGAGAAAAACAAACAGCAGGGCTCAACGAATAG
- a CDS encoding LysE family transporter, which produces MQYIADGVMLGLTLTILLGPIFVALTQTGVQHGLRAGIAVGSGIWISDIIVISASYYFILQLTELTQAENFKFGMGLAGGLVLIGSGLISFFKSHKGDESTPAFDAKSYFGYFTKGFAVNFINPFTFIFWIGVMTSYVSAKGINGIETILLFGTIMVTIIITDSLKVIMAKAIKSRLQLHHIGIFTKIAGVLLFIFGIVLMVRSGVIF; this is translated from the coding sequence ATGCAGTATATTGCCGATGGAGTCATGCTTGGACTCACATTGACCATATTATTGGGACCTATTTTTGTTGCACTTACACAGACAGGTGTTCAGCATGGCTTAAGGGCGGGCATCGCAGTAGGAAGTGGAATATGGATCAGTGATATAATTGTGATCTCGGCATCATACTATTTTATACTTCAATTGACGGAACTAACCCAAGCGGAAAATTTTAAATTTGGTATGGGCCTTGCCGGAGGACTAGTATTGATTGGTTCTGGTCTGATATCTTTTTTCAAATCGCACAAAGGAGATGAATCTACGCCGGCTTTTGATGCCAAATCTTATTTTGGTTATTTTACAAAAGGGTTTGCTGTCAACTTCATCAACCCCTTTACCTTTATATTCTGGATTGGGGTGATGACAAGCTATGTGTCTGCCAAAGGGATAAATGGTATAGAAACCATCTTGCTTTTCGGAACTATAATGGTAACAATTATTATCACAGATTCGCTAAAAGTTATCATGGCGAAGGCCATAAAAAGTCGACTCCAATTGCATCATATTGGCATCTTTACCAAAATAGCAGGAGTATTATTATTTATATTTGGAATAGTACTGATGGTGCGAAGTGGAGTGATATTTTGA
- a CDS encoding YifB family Mg chelatase-like AAA ATPase yields the protein MLSKTYASAVHGVEAQTITVEVNAGGNVAAGKQMYWLVGLPDNAVKEGWQRIEASIKNIGLQVPRVKLVVNLAPADIRKEGSSYDLPIAMGILASTGQVSATELDKVIFMGELALDGALRPIKGALPIAIQARKEGFKSFILPKENAREAAIVNGIAVYGIENLKEAIDFMNGDIEMKPVEYDTREVFADTSNQYAINFSDVKGQDNIKRALEIAAAGGHNVILIGPPGAGKTMLARRLPTILPPLNLHEALETTKIHSVAGVLGANSSLVTERPFRSPHHTISDVALVGGGSNPNPGEISLAHNGVLFLDELPEFKRQVLEVMRQPMEERRVTISRAKVSVDYPSSFMLIASMNPCPCGFYNHPEKECVCGPGVVKKYLTKISGPLLDRIDLHVEVTPVSYDELANHEYKSETSEQIVERVIRAREIQNERFKDQQGIFCNAQMPSRMVRDVCELTPAGANLLKTAMTRLQLSARAYDRILKVARTGADLAGSPDIKIEHLAEAIQYRSLDREGWSG from the coding sequence ATGCTTTCTAAAACCTATGCTTCTGCGGTTCATGGTGTTGAAGCACAGACTATCACTGTGGAGGTCAACGCTGGTGGCAATGTAGCTGCCGGAAAACAGATGTATTGGTTGGTAGGTTTACCTGACAATGCCGTAAAAGAAGGCTGGCAAAGGATAGAAGCATCCATAAAAAACATCGGTTTGCAAGTCCCACGTGTCAAATTGGTGGTCAATCTGGCACCCGCAGATATCAGGAAAGAAGGATCCTCTTATGACCTGCCCATAGCTATGGGTATTCTGGCATCAACCGGACAAGTCAGTGCCACTGAACTTGATAAAGTGATATTTATGGGCGAACTGGCCCTTGATGGTGCTTTGCGTCCGATCAAAGGTGCCCTTCCTATAGCGATTCAAGCCAGGAAAGAAGGGTTTAAGTCCTTTATTTTGCCCAAAGAAAATGCGAGAGAAGCGGCCATCGTGAATGGTATAGCAGTCTATGGGATCGAAAACCTAAAGGAAGCGATAGATTTTATGAATGGGGACATCGAAATGAAGCCTGTGGAATATGATACCCGGGAAGTATTTGCAGATACGAGTAACCAGTATGCTATCAATTTCAGTGACGTAAAAGGTCAGGACAATATCAAAAGAGCTCTGGAAATTGCTGCTGCTGGTGGACACAATGTCATACTGATTGGTCCACCTGGTGCCGGAAAAACTATGCTTGCGAGACGACTGCCTACGATCTTGCCACCGTTAAACCTACATGAAGCTTTAGAAACCACAAAAATCCATTCAGTAGCAGGAGTTTTAGGTGCTAATTCATCACTTGTCACCGAACGACCATTCAGGTCACCTCATCATACCATCAGCGATGTCGCACTCGTTGGCGGTGGATCCAATCCCAACCCAGGCGAAATATCCCTTGCCCACAATGGAGTATTGTTTCTTGATGAGTTACCCGAATTCAAGCGACAGGTACTGGAAGTCATGCGTCAACCTATGGAAGAAAGGCGAGTCACTATCTCAAGGGCAAAAGTATCAGTGGACTATCCTTCCAGTTTTATGCTCATAGCTTCTATGAATCCATGTCCTTGTGGATTCTACAATCATCCGGAGAAAGAATGTGTGTGTGGCCCCGGAGTAGTTAAAAAATATCTGACTAAAATTTCAGGCCCGCTTCTGGACCGTATAGACCTGCATGTGGAAGTGACACCAGTCTCTTATGACGAACTAGCAAATCACGAATACAAAAGTGAAACAAGCGAACAAATTGTGGAGAGGGTCATCAGGGCCCGTGAAATCCAGAATGAAAGATTTAAGGATCAGCAAGGTATCTTCTGCAATGCTCAGATGCCTAGTCGTATGGTCCGTGATGTGTGTGAATTGACACCTGCTGGAGCAAATCTTTTGAAGACAGCGATGACACGGCTGCAACTCTCAGCCAGAGCATATGACAGAATACTTAAAGTGGCGCGTACAGGTGCTGATCTCGCGGGAAGTCCTGATATCAAAATCGAACATCTGGCCGAAGCCATCCAGTATAGAAGTTTGGATAGAGAAGGATGGTCTGGTTGA
- a CDS encoding peptidase M14: protein MIKFFYLLFFVFISCTPNAQQFPKEIYLAYDNHKEPSFTVKRFKHSDVVRLIEKHKTSRNLIITEAGKSFEDRNIYQVKYGNGPVKLLLWSQMHGNEATATMALFDIFNFLKASGDKFDSFRKELAEKATIYFIPMLNPDGAEKWQRRTAQEIDMNRDALRLVCPESRLLKNLQQTIKPDFGYNLHDQDHRISAGVSKNPATISFLASAYDHELSMNEVRKRSVQLISKMNKDLQQFVPEQIARYPDDHEPRAFGDNIQKWGTSLILIESGGYKNDPEKMYIRKLNFVSILSSFHHIIHKTYTKETHSEYEKIPENKNFLHDLIIRNVALMVNNTSYNADIAISRNELTSEDFLTYTYKSVISDIGDLSTYYGFEEIDAKGAGITLQNDTIFTPKVGMPASFVLKDLNGKKTVVNNGFKE, encoded by the coding sequence ATGATAAAGTTTTTTTATTTACTGTTTTTTGTTTTTATCTCCTGCACTCCAAATGCCCAACAATTTCCCAAGGAAATATATCTCGCATATGACAACCATAAAGAACCTTCCTTTACAGTAAAAAGATTTAAACATAGTGACGTAGTACGACTTATCGAAAAACACAAAACAAGTCGGAATTTGATCATCACTGAAGCAGGGAAGTCTTTTGAAGATAGAAACATTTATCAGGTGAAATACGGCAATGGACCTGTCAAACTTTTGTTGTGGTCACAGATGCATGGCAATGAAGCAACAGCCACCATGGCTTTGTTTGATATCTTTAATTTTCTGAAGGCGTCTGGAGATAAGTTTGATTCATTTCGCAAAGAATTAGCAGAAAAGGCTACTATTTATTTTATCCCAATGCTCAATCCTGATGGTGCTGAAAAGTGGCAAAGAAGGACAGCTCAGGAAATAGATATGAATCGGGATGCTCTCAGATTAGTTTGTCCTGAATCCAGATTGCTGAAAAACCTGCAGCAAACAATAAAGCCTGATTTTGGATACAACCTACACGATCAGGATCACAGAATAAGTGCGGGGGTTTCAAAAAATCCGGCTACAATTTCCTTTCTGGCCTCCGCATATGATCATGAATTAAGTATGAATGAAGTAAGAAAAAGATCAGTGCAGTTGATTTCAAAAATGAATAAAGACTTACAACAGTTTGTCCCAGAGCAGATTGCCAGATACCCGGATGACCATGAACCAAGGGCATTTGGTGACAATATCCAGAAGTGGGGTACCAGCCTGATTTTGATAGAGTCGGGTGGATATAAAAATGATCCGGAAAAAATGTATATTCGTAAGCTCAATTTTGTATCTATACTTTCTTCCTTTCACCATATCATTCATAAGACCTACACTAAAGAGACACATTCTGAATATGAGAAAATACCGGAAAATAAAAACTTCCTTCATGACCTGATCATCAGAAATGTAGCATTAATGGTCAACAATACATCTTATAATGCAGATATTGCTATCTCCAGAAATGAACTTACTTCTGAAGATTTTCTCACATACACTTACAAATCTGTGATTTCAGATATTGGTGATTTGAGCACATATTATGGTTTTGAAGAAATTGATGCTAAGGGTGCCGGCATAACACTCCAAAATGATACCATATTTACTCCCAAGGTTGGTATGCCAGCCAGCTTCGTACTGAAAGACCTCAATGGTAAAAAAACTGTGGTCAATAATGGATTTAAAGAATAA
- a CDS encoding sigma-54-dependent Fis family transcriptional regulator, producing MNIQGVKQRFGIIGRSPLLERALNTAMRVASTDLSVLIQGESGVGKEVFSRIIHDLSVRKHNNFIAINCGAIPAGTINSELFGHEKGSFTGALGERKGYFETVNGGTIFLDEIGEMPLDTQAYLLRMLESGEFLRVGSSKVLTTDVRVIAATNVNLEEKIHSGKFREDLYYRLNTVPIRVPALHERRDDIYMLFRKFSSDFAEKYRSDSITLTPEAKLILENYRWPGNIRELKNMVEQLSVLSEQKEIDAEHLIELVPHLTERLLPSKKFESAQSEGGFHEREIIFKFLLEMKSDLSDLKSLIYELIRTNDLTLPDISALKNMSSYNAEALFSKSYPTPGSTIRNEEYEPYDNKPILLQNKQNFHQTDEVEEIKSIEEMEKDMIRKSLKKFNNRRKDAADELGISERTLYRKIKEYHIPEKL from the coding sequence TTGAACATACAGGGAGTTAAACAAAGATTTGGAATCATAGGTCGCTCACCATTACTGGAGAGGGCACTCAACACAGCTATGCGAGTAGCATCGACAGATCTTTCAGTACTCATTCAGGGAGAAAGCGGTGTAGGTAAGGAAGTATTCAGCCGCATCATACATGATTTGTCAGTGCGCAAACATAACAATTTTATAGCCATCAACTGCGGCGCCATCCCGGCTGGTACTATCAACTCCGAGCTTTTCGGACATGAAAAAGGGTCATTTACGGGTGCTTTGGGCGAACGCAAGGGATATTTCGAAACAGTCAATGGCGGCACCATTTTTCTGGATGAGATCGGAGAGATGCCTCTCGATACTCAAGCATATCTGCTGAGGATGCTGGAATCGGGCGAATTTCTGAGAGTGGGCTCTTCCAAGGTACTCACCACTGATGTGCGGGTTATTGCAGCCACTAATGTCAATCTGGAAGAGAAGATTCATTCCGGAAAATTCAGAGAGGATCTTTACTACAGATTGAATACTGTGCCTATCAGAGTGCCTGCCCTACATGAAAGACGTGATGACATCTATATGCTGTTCAGAAAATTTTCAAGTGATTTTGCAGAAAAATATCGTTCAGACTCTATCACCCTGACTCCGGAAGCCAAACTCATACTGGAAAACTACAGGTGGCCCGGAAATATCCGTGAGCTGAAAAATATGGTAGAGCAACTCAGTGTTCTGTCAGAACAAAAAGAGATTGATGCCGAACACCTTATTGAATTGGTACCGCACCTTACTGAAAGATTGCTTCCCAGCAAAAAGTTTGAAAGTGCCCAAAGTGAAGGAGGATTTCATGAAAGAGAGATCATATTTAAGTTTTTACTCGAGATGAAAAGTGATCTAAGTGATCTAAAATCACTCATCTACGAACTGATAAGGACGAATGATCTTACATTGCCGGATATATCAGCACTCAAAAATATGTCTTCTTACAATGCAGAAGCTTTATTTTCGAAAAGCTACCCTACTCCAGGCTCTACAATACGCAATGAAGAATATGAACCTTATGACAATAAACCGATATTGCTGCAAAACAAACAAAACTTCCACCAGACCGATGAAGTGGAAGAAATAAAATCCATTGAAGAAATGGAAAAAGACATGATAAGAAAATCTTTAAAAAAATTTAATAACAGGAGAAAAGATGCTGCAGATGAACTCGGCATTTCGGAAAGAACACTCTACCGCAAAATTAAAGAATACCATATACCTGAAAAACTCTAA
- a CDS encoding Uma2 family endonuclease → MITDINQLDLSKTYSYADYLLWRFEERVELIKGKILKMSPAPSSKHQRTSSQIHGLLWTFLKNKCNVYAAPFDVRLPISEDLNISKKYKNKAKKLQDGKILTVVQPDITVVCDPEKLDERGCIGAPDLVIEILSPGNKDIELKDKFEIYQESGIKEYWIVEPDEYILVYTLLKGKYTGSKPFTSGEKVTSTVLPGMSLIVSEIFR, encoded by the coding sequence ATGATCACAGACATTAACCAACTCGATCTCAGTAAGACATATTCTTATGCAGATTATCTACTTTGGAGATTTGAGGAGCGTGTAGAATTGATCAAAGGAAAGATATTGAAAATGTCTCCCGCTCCGAGTTCAAAACATCAGAGAACATCGAGTCAAATACATGGTCTTTTATGGACATTCCTTAAAAATAAGTGCAATGTTTATGCAGCACCATTTGATGTGAGATTGCCCATCTCTGAAGATCTCAATATTTCAAAAAAGTATAAAAACAAGGCTAAAAAGCTTCAGGATGGGAAAATACTTACTGTGGTTCAGCCGGATATCACAGTAGTATGTGATCCCGAAAAACTGGATGAAAGAGGTTGTATCGGTGCGCCTGATTTGGTCATAGAAATTCTTTCTCCCGGTAATAAAGATATAGAGCTCAAGGACAAGTTTGAAATATATCAAGAGTCCGGAATAAAAGAGTACTGGATAGTAGAGCCTGATGAATATATATTAGTTTATACCTTACTAAAAGGAAAATATACCGGAAGCAAACCATTTACATCAGGTGAGAAGGTGACATCAACGGTATTGCCCGGAATGTCATTAATTGTTAGTGAAATATTTAGGTAA
- the rpsG gene encoding 30S ribosomal protein S7, whose product MRKRKPKKRVITPDPRYSDPMVTQFVNNMMWEGKKSISYGIFYDALDKVEGRTSENPHEVWKKALENVMPAVEVRSKRIGGATFQIPTEIRPSRRMSIGMKWLIRFSRARSGKGMAEKLSAETIAASKGEGAAVKRREDTHRMAEANRAFAHFKA is encoded by the coding sequence ATGAGAAAAAGAAAGCCAAAAAAGCGAGTTATTACTCCAGATCCAAGGTATAGTGATCCTATGGTAACTCAGTTTGTTAACAACATGATGTGGGAAGGCAAAAAAAGCATTTCTTACGGTATTTTTTATGATGCTTTGGACAAAGTAGAAGGCAGAACAAGCGAAAATCCACATGAAGTATGGAAAAAAGCTCTTGAAAATGTAATGCCCGCTGTTGAAGTAAGAAGTAAGAGAATAGGAGGAGCTACTTTTCAGATACCTACTGAAATAAGACCGTCAAGACGAATGTCAATAGGAATGAAGTGGTTGATTAGATTTTCACGTGCCCGCAGTGGTAAAGGAATGGCAGAAAAACTGTCAGCAGAAACTATTGCAGCAAGCAAAGGCGAAGGTGCAGCCGTAAAAAGGAGAGAAGATACTCATAGAATGGCTGAAGCCAACAGAGCATTTGCACACTTCAAAGCATAA
- a CDS encoding NAD(P)/FAD-dependent oxidoreductase, whose translation MFKTDILIIGAGPVGLFTVFEAGLLKLKCHLVDSLGQPGGQLTEIYPKKPIYYIPGYPSVLASDLVDNLMKQLEPFKPEFTLGERAEKLEKTEDNLYKLTTSKGTIIYAPVVAIAGGLGCFEPRKPPIDNIDHFEDRGVDYIIKDPEKYRGKKVLVAGGGDSALDWSIILSDIAAEVALIHRRTSFRGALDSVEKVMELANVGKIHLITNAQAIGLNGNGMLQEVIIEEEGKDNYPYIADYFIPLFGLAPKLGPIGDWGLEIKDNAIVVDTYDYSTNVPGIYAIGDINTYSGKLKLILCGFHEGTLMVQSAFKYIYPDQKLSFKYTTVSGVNGFE comes from the coding sequence ATGTTTAAGACTGACATACTTATTATTGGAGCAGGTCCTGTAGGATTATTTACAGTTTTTGAAGCCGGACTGCTCAAGTTAAAATGCCATCTTGTAGATTCTCTCGGACAGCCTGGAGGACAGCTTACAGAAATATATCCTAAAAAACCTATCTATTATATACCTGGATATCCAAGTGTTCTCGCCAGCGATCTTGTCGACAATCTGATGAAACAACTCGAGCCTTTCAAACCGGAATTTACACTAGGAGAAAGAGCAGAAAAACTGGAAAAAACGGAAGATAATCTTTACAAACTTACCACCAGCAAAGGCACAATCATATACGCACCCGTAGTTGCAATAGCTGGTGGTTTAGGTTGTTTTGAACCACGAAAACCACCTATTGACAATATTGACCACTTTGAAGACAGAGGTGTAGACTACATCATCAAAGATCCTGAAAAATACAGAGGTAAAAAAGTACTTGTAGCTGGAGGCGGTGACTCTGCCCTGGATTGGAGCATCATACTGTCTGATATTGCAGCAGAAGTGGCACTTATACACCGCAGAACTTCTTTCAGAGGAGCGCTGGATTCTGTTGAAAAAGTAATGGAACTGGCTAATGTTGGAAAGATACATCTCATCACCAATGCACAGGCCATCGGGCTGAACGGAAACGGTATGTTACAGGAAGTCATCATTGAAGAAGAAGGAAAGGACAATTATCCTTATATTGCTGATTATTTTATACCCTTATTTGGCTTAGCTCCCAAACTTGGGCCTATCGGAGACTGGGGTCTTGAAATTAAGGACAATGCTATTGTGGTTGATACTTATGATTACAGTACCAATGTACCAGGTATATATGCAATCGGTGATATCAATACGTATTCAGGTAAGCTGAAGCTGATTTTATGCGGCTTCCATGAGGGTACGCTGATGGTCCAGTCGGCATTTAAATATATCTATCCAGACCAGAAATTGTCCTTTAAGTACACTACAGTATCAGGTGTCAATGGATTTGAGTAA
- a CDS encoding 30S ribosomal protein S12 produces MPTINQLVRKGREKVVVASKSRALDSCPQKRGVCTRVYTTTPKKPNSALRKVAKVRMTNGIEVIAYIPGEGHNLQEHSIVLVRGGRVKDLPGVRYTIVRGALDTAGVAKRLQSRSKYGAKAPKK; encoded by the coding sequence ATGCCAACTATTAATCAGTTAGTAAGAAAAGGTAGAGAAAAAGTAGTAGTAGCGAGTAAATCAAGAGCTTTGGATTCATGTCCTCAGAAGAGAGGGGTTTGTACCAGAGTATATACTACGACGCCTAAGAAACCAAATTCAGCTCTTCGTAAAGTAGCTAAGGTCAGAATGACCAATGGCATTGAAGTTATCGCTTACATTCCTGGTGAAGGTCACAATCTTCAGGAACACTCTATCGTATTGGTAAGAGGTGGCAGGGTTAAGGATCTTCCGGGTGTACGATATACTATCGTTCGTGGTGCTTTAGACACGGCTGGTGTGGCAAAAAGACTTCAAAGTAGATCTAAATATGGAGCAAAAGCCCCTAAAAAATAA
- the miaB gene encoding tRNA (N6-isopentenyl adenosine(37)-C2)-methylthiotransferase MiaB has product MYDDNVTLTGIKKEIDEARQGEVLYHQNLTSASRKFYIESYGCAMNFSDSEIVASILAEDGFGPTRMMEEADLILVNTCSIREKAEDTVRNRLRVFNALKLKKPDMMIGVLGCMAERLKAKLLEQEKLVDIVVGPDAYRDLPNLLAKVDDGEKGINVLLSREETYSDISPLRLDSNGIVGFISIMRGCDNMCSFCVVPFTRGRERSRDAYSIVAEATDLYQRGFRDVTLLGQNVDSYKWTNPDAEEHVNFAQLLERVALVHPDLRVRFSTSHPKDITNEVLHTMSRHENICKYIHLPVQSGNSRILDLMNRTYDREWYMERVEAIYKIIPDCAISSDIICGFCTETEDEHQETISMIRWAKYSMSYMFFYSERPGTPAAKKLIDDIPEEIKKRRLQEVVDTQMMISQQVNKADIGKTFKVLIEGNSKRSDQEFKGRNSQNKMINFPKQDGLKAGEYTWVKVTDATSGSLRGVIVEKP; this is encoded by the coding sequence ATGTACGATGACAATGTAACCCTGACCGGAATTAAGAAAGAAATAGATGAAGCCAGACAGGGTGAGGTATTATATCACCAAAATCTGACATCCGCTTCAAGGAAGTTTTATATAGAATCTTATGGTTGTGCTATGAATTTCAGTGATTCAGAGATTGTGGCTTCCATTCTTGCTGAAGATGGTTTTGGCCCTACCAGGATGATGGAAGAAGCTGACCTTATCCTTGTAAATACATGCTCTATCAGGGAAAAGGCAGAAGACACGGTCAGGAATCGTCTCAGAGTATTTAATGCATTGAAGTTGAAAAAGCCGGATATGATGATCGGTGTCTTAGGATGTATGGCCGAGAGACTTAAAGCGAAGCTTCTGGAGCAGGAAAAACTAGTAGATATCGTGGTTGGCCCTGATGCCTACAGAGATTTGCCCAACTTGCTGGCAAAAGTTGATGATGGTGAAAAGGGTATCAATGTATTACTGTCCCGTGAAGAGACGTATTCTGATATTTCTCCATTGAGATTAGACAGTAACGGTATCGTGGGTTTTATATCCATCATGAGAGGATGCGACAATATGTGTTCATTCTGTGTGGTGCCATTTACAAGAGGGAGAGAGCGCAGCAGAGACGCATATTCGATAGTGGCAGAAGCTACAGACCTGTACCAACGGGGCTTCAGAGATGTCACCCTGTTGGGTCAGAATGTTGATTCATACAAATGGACAAATCCAGATGCAGAAGAACATGTCAATTTTGCTCAATTGCTCGAAAGAGTAGCCCTGGTGCACCCGGACCTGAGAGTGAGATTTTCTACCTCCCACCCCAAAGATATCACTAATGAAGTGCTGCACACTATGTCAAGGCATGAAAACATATGCAAGTATATACACTTACCTGTTCAATCCGGCAATAGTCGTATCCTCGATCTGATGAACCGGACTTATGACCGAGAGTGGTATATGGAACGTGTTGAAGCTATTTACAAAATCATACCTGATTGTGCGATTTCATCAGATATCATTTGTGGTTTTTGCACCGAAACAGAGGATGAGCATCAGGAAACCATCTCCATGATCCGTTGGGCGAAATACAGTATGTCGTACATGTTTTTTTACTCCGAACGACCTGGTACTCCGGCAGCTAAAAAATTGATTGATGATATACCTGAAGAGATTAAAAAAAGAAGACTTCAGGAAGTGGTAGATACGCAAATGATGATTTCTCAGCAAGTCAATAAAGCTGATATAGGCAAAACCTTCAAAGTGCTTATCGAAGGAAATAGCAAAAGATCGGATCAGGAGTTTAAAGGACGGAACAGCCAGAACAAAATGATCAATTTTCCAAAGCAGGATGGTCTCAAAGCTGGTGAATATACCTGGGTAAAAGTAACGGATGCTACCTCAGGGTCGCTAAGAGGGGTAATCGTAGAAAAGCCTTAA
- a CDS encoding aminotransferase class IV: MTSYAFVNGNIVPSHEANVNISDIGLLRGYGVFDFFRVVDGKPIFLEDYLDRFERSVTGLHLTLPYTRQYLTEKIYEIISLHQHPLLGIKLLCTGGYSPDGYTPAHSNVFMLANPFRFHPYEQGLKLMTVDYLRELYHIKSINYLKPISVIPQLKAIGADDVLYYKDGLISESSRSNIFMVKNGILITPSDGILEGVTRKKILSFAQEVLPLEVRPITVEELMGADEVFLTASTKRISPVTAIDDYLFENGPFTKKLFDRLLEAEKNS; encoded by the coding sequence ATGACTTCGTATGCATTTGTAAACGGAAATATAGTACCTTCACATGAAGCCAATGTCAATATCAGCGATATAGGACTATTGCGAGGGTATGGTGTTTTTGATTTTTTCCGTGTAGTCGATGGCAAACCGATTTTCCTGGAAGATTATTTGGATCGATTTGAAAGATCTGTGACAGGGCTCCATCTTACACTTCCTTACACACGACAGTATCTCACCGAAAAAATATACGAAATCATCTCTCTTCATCAGCATCCACTCTTAGGTATAAAACTTTTATGCACAGGAGGTTATTCTCCTGATGGATATACTCCTGCACACTCCAATGTCTTCATGTTGGCCAATCCGTTCAGGTTTCATCCATATGAACAGGGTTTGAAACTGATGACGGTAGATTATTTGCGGGAATTGTATCATATCAAAAGCATAAATTATCTGAAACCTATATCTGTCATACCACAATTAAAAGCTATCGGGGCAGATGATGTATTGTACTACAAAGATGGTCTGATATCAGAATCATCCAGGTCCAATATATTTATGGTAAAAAATGGTATACTTATCACGCCTTCCGATGGTATACTGGAAGGTGTCACCCGCAAGAAAATTTTATCATTCGCACAGGAGGTGTTGCCCCTGGAGGTGAGACCGATAACTGTGGAAGAATTAATGGGAGCTGATGAAGTATTTCTGACTGCAAGCACCAAGAGAATTTCGCCAGTTACGGCCATTGACGATTATTTGTTCGAGAATGGTCCTTTCACCAAAAAACTTTTTGACAGATTGCTTGAAGCAGAAAAAAATTCATAA